One window from the genome of Spirochaetaceae bacterium encodes:
- a CDS encoding ABC transporter permease: MADTVAPKAPAAAQHARTSLLRQTLSRLFREKKLGAVGLVIMVLFLLVGIFADVLATHDMFEQNVPRRLEGPSSDYPLGTDQFGRDVYSRVVQGARISMLVGLASSLVAVVVATVFGLLLGYFGGVADLIGQRVVDAVQAFPWLFLIITVMSLLGPGIPQVIIVLGVPWGIVNIRTVRSVVLSVKETPYVEAARATGAGTLRILARHIAPQLVAPMIVLFTVSVGGNILAEASVSFLGFGIPPPQPSWGSMLSIEGRAYMLEAPLLAFWPGLCLAIVVFGINMFGDALRDLLDPRLRGGIGRFGAEAPTADRK, translated from the coding sequence ATGGCTGACACCGTGGCACCCAAGGCGCCGGCCGCCGCGCAGCACGCGCGTACGTCACTCCTGCGTCAGACCCTCTCGCGGTTGTTCCGGGAGAAGAAGCTGGGCGCCGTCGGGCTGGTCATCATGGTGCTGTTCCTGCTGGTCGGCATCTTCGCCGACGTGCTTGCCACCCACGACATGTTCGAGCAGAACGTCCCGCGGCGCTTGGAGGGGCCATCCTCCGACTATCCCCTGGGCACCGATCAGTTTGGGCGTGACGTCTACAGCCGAGTGGTGCAGGGCGCCCGCATCTCGATGCTGGTCGGCCTCGCCTCCAGCCTGGTTGCGGTGGTGGTCGCGACCGTGTTCGGACTCCTGCTGGGATACTTTGGCGGTGTGGCGGATTTGATCGGGCAGCGGGTGGTGGATGCCGTGCAGGCGTTCCCGTGGCTGTTCCTGATCATCACGGTGATGTCGCTGCTGGGACCGGGCATCCCGCAGGTGATCATCGTCCTGGGCGTACCCTGGGGCATCGTCAACATCAGGACCGTGCGCAGCGTCGTGCTGAGCGTGAAGGAGACTCCCTACGTGGAGGCGGCACGGGCGACCGGCGCCGGCACCCTGCGCATCCTCGCGCGCCACATCGCGCCGCAGCTTGTCGCGCCGATGATCGTCCTGTTCACGGTTTCGGTGGGCGGCAACATTCTCGCCGAAGCGTCGGTGAGCTTCCTCGGCTTTGGCATACCGCCACCGCAGCCGAGCTGGGGCAGCATGCTGAGCATCGAGGGCCGCGCCTACATGCTGGAGGCGCCGTTGTTGGCGTTCTGGCCCGGCCTGTGCCTGGCGATCGTGGTGTTCGGCATCAACATGTTCGGCGACGCGCTGCGCGACCTGCTCGATCCCCGCCTGCGCGGCGGCATCGGCCGCTTCGGCGCCGAGGCCCCGACCGCCGACCGCAAGTAG